One Kitasatospora sp. NBC_01287 DNA window includes the following coding sequences:
- the pgk gene encoding phosphoglycerate kinase, with protein sequence MKTIDDLDVAGRRVFVRADLNVPLSGATPDSIRITDDGRIRAVAPTIATLLERGAKVIVASHLGRPKGEPEDRFSLAPVAVRLGEILGKPVAFATDTVGDSAKATVAALGDGEVTLLENLRFNAGETSKDEAERGAFADQLAELADLYVGDGFGAVHRKHASVYDLPARLPHAAGLLIGKELDVLTKLTDEVARPYVVILGGAKVSDKLGVIDNLLGKADRILVGGGMAYTFLKAQGHEVGISLLQEDQIPTVLEYLERAKANGVEFVLPVDIAISATFPDTKTHKPVEDFEVVDADKIPADKEGLDIGPKSRALFAEKVADAATVFWNGPLGVFEHPAFAEGCNAIAQALIDSDAFTVVGGGDSAAAVRLGGFDENEFGHISTGGGASLEYLEGKILPGIAALEG encoded by the coding sequence GTGAAGACCATCGACGACCTCGATGTGGCCGGCCGGCGGGTATTCGTCCGCGCCGACCTCAACGTGCCGCTCTCGGGCGCCACCCCCGATTCGATCCGCATCACCGACGACGGCCGGATCCGCGCCGTCGCCCCGACGATCGCCACGCTGCTGGAGCGCGGCGCCAAGGTGATCGTCGCCTCCCACCTCGGCCGTCCCAAGGGCGAGCCGGAGGACCGGTTCTCGCTCGCTCCGGTCGCCGTGCGGCTGGGCGAGATCCTCGGCAAGCCGGTCGCCTTCGCGACCGACACCGTGGGTGACAGCGCGAAGGCCACCGTTGCCGCCCTCGGCGACGGCGAGGTCACGCTGCTGGAGAACCTGCGCTTCAACGCCGGCGAGACCAGCAAGGACGAGGCCGAGCGCGGCGCCTTCGCCGATCAGCTCGCCGAACTCGCCGACCTGTACGTCGGCGACGGCTTCGGCGCGGTGCACCGCAAGCACGCCTCGGTCTACGACCTGCCGGCCAGGCTGCCGCACGCCGCCGGGCTCCTGATCGGCAAGGAGCTGGACGTCCTCACGAAGCTCACCGACGAGGTGGCCCGCCCGTACGTGGTGATCCTCGGCGGCGCCAAGGTCTCCGACAAGCTCGGCGTGATCGACAACCTGCTGGGCAAGGCCGACCGGATCCTGGTCGGCGGCGGCATGGCGTACACCTTCCTCAAGGCCCAGGGCCACGAGGTGGGCATCTCGCTGCTGCAGGAGGACCAGATCCCCACGGTCCTGGAGTACCTGGAGCGGGCCAAGGCCAACGGCGTGGAGTTCGTGCTGCCGGTGGACATCGCGATCTCCGCGACGTTCCCCGACACCAAGACCCACAAGCCTGTCGAGGACTTCGAGGTGGTCGACGCCGACAAGATCCCGGCCGACAAGGAGGGCCTGGACATCGGCCCGAAGTCGCGGGCGCTGTTCGCCGAGAAGGTGGCCGACGCGGCCACCGTCTTCTGGAACGGCCCGCTGGGCGTCTTCGAGCACCCGGCCTTCGCCGAGGGCTGCAACGCGATCGCCCAGGCCCTGATCGACAGTGACGCGTTCACCGTGGTCGGCGGCGGCGACTCGGCCGCGGCCGTGCGCCTCGGCGGGTTCGACGAGAACGAGTTCGGGCACATCTCCACCGGCGGTGGGGCGAGCCTCGAGTACCTGGAGGGCAAGATCCTCCCCGGTATCGCCGCCCTGGAAGGCTGA
- a CDS encoding ATP-binding cassette domain-containing protein produces MTEQHPAVAAYGLGKRYRRGWALRDCGFRLPAGRICALVGPNGAGKSTLLALTAGLLSGTEGRIEVAGRVPRPGGSPGTAFVAQEKPLYPGFTVAELLRLGRELNPGWDEERAQVALADGGFPASAKVGSLSGGQRTRVALALALGKRPELLILDEPMADLDPLARHQLMGLLLAEAADRGMTVLMSSHVIAELREVCDYLLLLAGGRVRLAGDTDELLAAHRLVIGPRSAAESLAGHQLVESRGGGRQLTALVRPQGPLDERWDASEPTLEELLLAHLRAPEVPPLLTAEARVPETGAVAA; encoded by the coding sequence ATGACCGAGCAACACCCCGCTGTGGCCGCCTACGGCCTCGGCAAGCGGTACCGGCGCGGCTGGGCGCTGCGCGACTGCGGCTTCCGGCTGCCGGCGGGGCGGATCTGCGCCCTGGTCGGCCCGAACGGCGCCGGCAAGAGCACCCTGCTGGCACTGACCGCCGGACTGCTCAGCGGCACCGAGGGGCGGATCGAGGTGGCCGGACGGGTGCCTCGGCCCGGCGGCAGCCCCGGCACCGCCTTCGTCGCCCAGGAGAAGCCGCTCTACCCCGGCTTCACGGTGGCCGAGCTGCTGCGGCTGGGCCGCGAGCTCAACCCGGGCTGGGACGAGGAGCGGGCCCAGGTGGCCCTGGCGGACGGCGGCTTCCCGGCGAGCGCCAAGGTCGGCTCGCTCTCCGGCGGCCAGCGCACCCGGGTGGCGCTCGCGCTGGCCCTGGGCAAGCGGCCGGAGCTGCTGATCCTCGACGAGCCGATGGCCGATCTCGATCCGCTGGCCCGGCACCAGCTGATGGGCCTGCTGCTGGCCGAGGCGGCAGACCGCGGGATGACCGTGCTGATGTCCTCGCACGTGATCGCCGAGCTGCGCGAGGTCTGCGACTACCTGCTGCTGCTGGCCGGTGGTCGGGTCCGGCTGGCGGGCGACACCGACGAACTGCTGGCCGCGCACCGGCTGGTGATCGGCCCGCGGAGCGCGGCCGAATCGCTGGCGGGCCACCAGCTGGTGGAGTCCCGTGGCGGTGGCCGCCAGCTGACCGCGCTGGTGCGCCCCCAGGGCCCGCTGGACGAGCGCTGGGACGCGAGCGAACCCACCCTGGAGGAGCTGCTGTTGGCCCATCTGCGGGCTCCCGAGGTGCCGCCCCTGCTGACCGCCGAGGCGCGCGTGCCCGAGACCGGGGCGGTGGCCGCATGA
- a CDS encoding RNA polymerase-binding protein RbpA, with protein MASGNAIRGSRVGAGPMGEAERGESAPRNRISFWCANKHETRPSFAAEAVIPDTWDCPRCGFPAGQDEDNPPAPSRNEPYKTHLAYVRERRTDADGEAILAEALAKLRGEI; from the coding sequence GTGGCAAGTGGCAACGCCATCCGTGGCAGCAGGGTCGGGGCAGGCCCGATGGGTGAGGCGGAGCGCGGCGAGTCCGCCCCGCGCAATCGGATCTCCTTCTGGTGCGCCAACAAGCACGAGACGCGCCCCAGCTTCGCCGCCGAGGCCGTCATCCCGGACACCTGGGACTGCCCGCGCTGCGGGTTCCCGGCCGGTCAGGACGAGGACAACCCGCCGGCGCCGTCGCGCAACGAGCCGTACAAGACGCACCTGGCCTATGTGCGCGAGCGGCGCACCGACGCGGACGGCGAGGCGATCCTGGCGGAGGCGCTGGCCAAGCTGCGCGGCGAGATCTGA
- a CDS encoding ABC transporter permease subunit, whose amino-acid sequence MSAADLSAADLNSADPNSADLSSADPSVGTRPVAPARAARLRPRGLAWLMWRQNRLLLRVWLVLLLAAVVAAPFLRAGMVSFISGHHIAGCAEISMDPACQNPSTQQAVSDFRGTYGTFLKGLGALLLLVLPAGFGAGLGAPLLAQELETGTWKLALAQSVGRDRWVAAKLLTAALIGSLGAAVPALLLHWLWQPSANDVSGIGWYSLEFFGSGGPVLVATVLLAIAVGALAGVVLRRVLPAMAVTLGLVWLAQWALAVVRPHLWAWNTEVVDPSSLPNSVWGFGQGYLTPDGHRLPSDHCSAAVDYQSCSANLRGVTDLHHAADYWPLQLVESGICLAVAAALTALTVRWARRRFG is encoded by the coding sequence ATGAGCGCCGCCGACCTGAGCGCCGCCGACCTGAACAGCGCCGACCCGAACAGCGCCGACCTGAGCAGCGCCGACCCGAGCGTGGGCACCCGTCCCGTCGCGCCCGCCCGGGCGGCCCGGCTGCGGCCGCGCGGCCTGGCCTGGCTGATGTGGCGTCAGAACCGGCTGCTGCTGCGCGTCTGGCTGGTCCTGCTGCTGGCGGCGGTGGTCGCCGCCCCGTTCCTGCGGGCCGGGATGGTCTCCTTCATCAGCGGCCACCACATCGCGGGCTGCGCCGAGATCAGCATGGACCCGGCCTGCCAGAACCCGAGCACCCAGCAGGCGGTGTCGGACTTCCGCGGTACCTACGGCACCTTCCTCAAGGGGCTGGGCGCCCTGCTGCTGCTCGTGCTGCCCGCCGGGTTCGGGGCCGGGCTCGGCGCGCCGCTGCTGGCCCAGGAGTTGGAGACCGGGACCTGGAAGCTGGCGCTGGCGCAGTCGGTCGGCCGGGACCGCTGGGTGGCGGCCAAGCTGCTCACGGCCGCTCTGATCGGCTCGCTGGGCGCGGCCGTGCCGGCGCTGCTGCTGCACTGGCTCTGGCAGCCCTCGGCCAACGACGTCTCCGGAATCGGCTGGTACAGCCTGGAGTTCTTCGGCTCGGGCGGCCCGGTGCTGGTGGCCACCGTGCTGCTGGCGATCGCGGTGGGTGCGCTGGCCGGGGTGGTGCTGCGCCGGGTGCTGCCCGCGATGGCGGTCACCCTCGGTCTGGTCTGGCTGGCCCAGTGGGCGCTGGCCGTGGTGCGTCCGCACCTGTGGGCCTGGAACACCGAGGTCGTCGACCCCTCCTCGCTGCCCAACAGCGTCTGGGGCTTCGGGCAGGGCTACCTGACCCCGGACGGCCACCGGCTGCCCTCCGACCACTGCTCCGCCGCGGTGGACTACCAGAGCTGCTCGGCGAACCTCAGAGGGGTCACCGACCTGCACCACGCGGCGGACTACTGGCCGCTGCAGCTGGTCGAGTCCGGCATCTGCCTGGCGGTGGCGGCGGCGCTGACCGCGCTGACCGTGCGCTGGGCGCGGCGCCGGTTCGGCTGA
- the pgl gene encoding 6-phosphogluconolactonase, with protein sequence MTPVPQLVVHRDKELMAQAAAARLITKIVDAQAARGTASVVLTGGRNGNALLAAIAASPARDAVDWSRLDLWWGDERFVPSADPERNAVQAADELLARVPLDPARVHYMPASDGVDGADVEAAAERYAEELAKAAGPQDRGLVPAFDVLLLGVGPDTHVASLFPGHPGVRESARTVVGVRGAPKPPPTRISLTLPAIRAAREVWLLAAGEDKAEAVALALSGPGEIQAPAGGAYGTSRTLWLLDRAAAAKIPPQLYPPSSA encoded by the coding sequence GTGACCCCGGTACCGCAGCTGGTCGTGCACCGCGACAAGGAGCTGATGGCCCAGGCGGCCGCCGCGCGTCTGATCACCAAGATCGTCGACGCGCAGGCCGCCCGGGGCACCGCCTCCGTGGTGCTCACCGGCGGCCGCAACGGCAACGCGCTGCTCGCCGCGATCGCCGCCTCCCCGGCCCGGGACGCGGTGGACTGGTCCCGGCTGGACCTGTGGTGGGGGGACGAGCGCTTCGTGCCCTCCGCCGACCCGGAGCGCAACGCGGTGCAGGCAGCCGACGAGCTGCTCGCCCGGGTCCCGCTCGACCCGGCGCGGGTGCACTACATGCCCGCCTCGGACGGCGTGGACGGTGCCGACGTGGAGGCCGCCGCCGAGCGGTACGCCGAGGAGCTGGCCAAGGCCGCGGGTCCGCAGGACCGCGGCCTGGTGCCCGCCTTCGACGTGCTGCTGCTCGGCGTCGGCCCGGACACCCACGTCGCCTCGCTCTTCCCCGGGCACCCGGGCGTGCGCGAGAGCGCCCGCACGGTTGTCGGGGTGCGCGGGGCGCCGAAGCCGCCGCCCACCCGGATCTCGCTGACCCTCCCGGCCATCCGGGCGGCCCGCGAGGTCTGGCTGCTGGCGGCCGGCGAGGACAAGGCGGAGGCCGTGGCGCTGGCCCTGTCCGGTCCCGGGGAGATCCAGGCCCCGGCCGGCGGCGCGTACGGCACCAGCCGCACGCTCTGGCTGCTCGACCGGGCGGCGGCGGCCAAGATCCCGCCGCAGCTCTATCCGCCGTCCTCGGCCTGA
- a CDS encoding GntR family transcriptional regulator has product MEYRIDRNSGVATYLQIVQQTKHALRLGLLEPGDKLPTAREVVAATAINPNTVLKAYRELEREGLVAPRPGLGTFVLRSLAREEAGAESPLHAELADWAARAHRAGLERDDVAALVASVVEREFGA; this is encoded by the coding sequence GTGGAGTACCGCATCGACCGGAACAGCGGTGTGGCCACCTATCTGCAGATCGTGCAGCAGACCAAGCACGCGCTGCGGCTGGGCCTGCTGGAGCCGGGCGACAAGCTGCCGACCGCCAGGGAAGTGGTGGCGGCCACCGCGATCAATCCGAACACCGTGCTGAAGGCCTACCGCGAACTGGAGCGGGAGGGGCTGGTGGCGCCACGCCCCGGCCTCGGCACCTTCGTGCTCCGCTCGCTGGCCCGCGAGGAGGCGGGGGCCGAGTCCCCGCTGCACGCCGAGCTGGCCGACTGGGCGGCTCGCGCACACCGCGCGGGCCTGGAGCGGGACGACGTGGCGGCGCTGGTCGCCTCCGTCGTGGAGCGCGAGTTCGGCGCGTAG
- a CDS encoding sensor histidine kinase has product MVGMWPDVIRSAADPARRRIFERGDVIGAGALIACVVVSVIAADGAALKVVVAVLGLCAELGMVLSGRALPTPLTWFGVALTIGTGFAIMALVPDGLGEVPVLAGAAVLPMCVPAGPVRNACVALLAVVFGVAVMVVFDSVAGLLSAVGVWLLADRSIEHAALQAERDRAVALLAEVEASRASRQEAAALEERRRIAHEMHDVLAHSLAGLSMQLQAVRAIARRDGAPAALTEPLDRAAELARDGVQEARAAVSALRSVPLRGVADIDGLTRGFPGEARLRVSGRAGRLTPGAGHAVYRAVQEGMTNAARYATGSAIDVVLAWEGSELRAVVRDRGLPAGRRPSGVQGSGTGLRGMAERIEAVGGSLTAGPAPEGPGWRITLRVPVVQDAGAEADTASGDAAAAGGAVAGGTDAAGTNAGTNADSITADGTADA; this is encoded by the coding sequence ATGGTGGGTATGTGGCCCGACGTGATCCGGTCCGCGGCCGATCCCGCCCGCCGCCGGATCTTCGAGCGTGGTGACGTGATCGGCGCGGGCGCGCTGATCGCCTGCGTGGTGGTCTCGGTGATCGCGGCCGACGGGGCGGCGCTGAAGGTCGTCGTCGCCGTGCTCGGGCTCTGCGCGGAGCTGGGCATGGTGCTCAGTGGCCGGGCCCTGCCGACGCCGCTGACCTGGTTCGGCGTCGCGCTGACCATCGGGACCGGCTTCGCCATCATGGCTCTCGTGCCCGACGGGCTCGGCGAGGTTCCCGTACTGGCCGGCGCCGCCGTGCTGCCGATGTGCGTCCCGGCCGGGCCGGTGCGCAACGCCTGCGTCGCGCTGCTGGCGGTGGTCTTCGGCGTCGCGGTCATGGTGGTCTTCGACAGCGTGGCCGGCCTGCTGTCGGCCGTCGGCGTGTGGCTGCTCGCCGACCGTTCGATCGAGCACGCCGCGCTCCAGGCCGAGCGGGACCGCGCGGTCGCGCTGCTGGCCGAAGTGGAGGCGTCCCGCGCGTCCCGGCAGGAGGCGGCGGCCCTTGAGGAGCGGAGGCGGATCGCCCACGAGATGCACGACGTGCTCGCGCACAGCCTCGCCGGACTGTCCATGCAGCTGCAGGCGGTCAGGGCGATCGCGCGGCGTGACGGTGCTCCGGCTGCGCTGACCGAGCCGCTGGACCGCGCCGCCGAACTCGCGCGCGACGGGGTGCAGGAGGCCCGCGCGGCGGTGAGTGCGCTGCGGTCCGTACCGCTCCGGGGCGTGGCCGATATCGACGGCCTGACCAGGGGTTTTCCGGGTGAGGCGCGGCTGCGCGTCAGCGGCCGGGCCGGTCGGCTCACACCCGGGGCCGGGCACGCGGTGTACCGGGCGGTGCAGGAGGGCATGACGAACGCGGCGCGGTACGCCACCGGTAGTGCCATCGACGTGGTCCTGGCATGGGAGGGCTCCGAGCTGCGCGCTGTCGTGCGGGACCGTGGGCTGCCGGCCGGTCGCCGCCCGTCGGGAGTCCAGGGCAGCGGCACGGGGCTGCGCGGCATGGCCGAGCGGATCGAGGCCGTCGGCGGCTCGTTGACCGCCGGACCCGCGCCCGAGGGACCGGGCTGGCGGATCACGCTCCGTGTGCCGGTCGTGCAGGACGCCGGCGCCGAGGCGGACACCGCTTCCGGGGATGCCGCCGCGGCGGGCGGCGCTGTCGCAGGCGGCACTGACGCGGCCGGCACCAACGCCGGCACCAACGCTGACAGCATTACGGCAGACGGGACGGCAGACGCGTGA
- a CDS encoding response regulator transcription factor produces the protein MTIRVLVADDQAVVRDGVVLLLTSTEDIEVVGQAGDGNEAVRLTLAQRPDVALVDLRMPGLDGAQVTAEVLAAGIETRVLILTTFADDDAVMPALRAGALGYLTKDATGEAVLAAVRDVAAGRTVLDPAVQRRLVQLVVTEPKATAAAPASSPATLPPEAEGLTRREVDVVRLLAQGLNNRQVAREMVVSQATVKTHLNHVLAKLALDDRGALIAWAWRFGLVDNTER, from the coding sequence GTGACGATTCGGGTGCTGGTCGCGGACGACCAGGCGGTGGTGCGTGACGGGGTGGTGCTGCTGCTGACCTCGACGGAGGACATCGAGGTGGTCGGGCAGGCCGGCGACGGGAACGAGGCGGTGCGGCTCACCCTGGCGCAGCGGCCCGACGTCGCCCTCGTCGACCTGCGGATGCCCGGGCTCGACGGCGCGCAGGTGACGGCCGAGGTCCTGGCAGCGGGCATCGAGACCCGGGTGCTGATCCTGACGACGTTCGCCGACGACGACGCGGTGATGCCCGCGCTGCGGGCGGGCGCACTCGGCTACCTGACCAAGGACGCGACCGGCGAGGCGGTGCTGGCCGCGGTCCGGGACGTGGCGGCCGGTCGGACCGTCCTCGACCCGGCCGTGCAGCGGCGGCTCGTGCAGCTCGTCGTGACGGAGCCCAAGGCGACCGCCGCCGCGCCCGCGTCCTCGCCGGCGACGCTTCCCCCCGAGGCCGAGGGGCTGACCAGGCGGGAGGTCGACGTCGTCCGGCTCCTGGCGCAGGGGCTGAACAACCGGCAGGTGGCGCGCGAGATGGTCGTCAGTCAGGCGACGGTGAAAACGCACCTCAACCACGTCCTGGCCAAGCTGGCGCTGGACGATCGCGGCGCGCTGATCGCCTGGGCCTGGCGCTTCGGCCTGGTCGACAACACCGAGCGCTAG
- the gap gene encoding type I glyceraldehyde-3-phosphate dehydrogenase translates to MTIRVGINGFGRIGRNFFRAVKSQGADIEIVGVNDLTDTKTLAHLLKYDSILGTLQAEVSHTEDSITVDGHTFKVIAERDPANLPWGELGVDIVIESTGIFTKADQAKKHVAAGAKKVIISAPATDEDVTIVMGVNDEKYDAANHTVISNASCTTNCVAPLAKVLNENFGIVKGLMTTVHAYTNDQVTLDFPHKDLRRARAAALNIIPTSTGAAKATALVLPELKGKLDGTSLRVPVPTGSITDLVVTLEREVTVEEVNAAFQKASEGSLKGILQYTEDPIVSSDIVNSPFSTIFDSLMTMVQGNQVKVFGWYDNEWGYSNRLVNLTSLVGGQL, encoded by the coding sequence GTGACGATCCGGGTAGGCATCAACGGATTCGGCCGCATTGGCCGCAACTTCTTCCGCGCGGTCAAGTCCCAGGGCGCGGACATCGAGATTGTCGGCGTCAACGACCTGACCGACACCAAGACCCTGGCTCACCTGCTCAAGTACGACTCGATCCTGGGCACCCTGCAGGCCGAGGTCAGCCACACCGAGGACAGCATCACGGTCGACGGCCACACCTTCAAGGTGATCGCCGAGCGCGACCCGGCCAACCTCCCCTGGGGCGAGCTGGGCGTGGACATCGTGATCGAGTCCACCGGCATCTTCACCAAGGCCGACCAGGCGAAGAAGCACGTCGCCGCCGGTGCCAAGAAGGTCATCATCTCGGCGCCCGCCACCGACGAGGACGTCACCATCGTGATGGGCGTCAACGACGAGAAGTACGACGCGGCGAACCACACCGTGATCTCCAACGCCTCCTGCACCACCAACTGCGTGGCGCCGCTGGCGAAGGTGCTGAACGAGAACTTCGGCATCGTCAAGGGTCTGATGACCACGGTGCACGCCTACACCAACGACCAGGTCACGCTGGACTTCCCGCACAAGGACCTGCGTCGCGCCCGTGCCGCCGCGCTGAACATCATCCCGACCTCCACCGGTGCCGCCAAGGCCACCGCGCTGGTGCTGCCGGAGCTCAAGGGCAAGCTGGACGGCACCTCGCTGCGCGTCCCGGTCCCGACCGGCTCGATCACCGACCTGGTCGTCACCCTGGAGCGCGAGGTCACCGTCGAGGAGGTCAACGCGGCCTTCCAGAAGGCTTCCGAGGGCTCCCTCAAGGGCATCCTGCAGTACACCGAGGACCCGATCGTCTCCTCCGACATCGTGAACTCGCCGTTCTCCACGATCTTCGACTCGCTGATGACCATGGTCCAGGGCAACCAGGTCAAGGTCTTCGGCTGGTACGACAACGAGTGGGGCTACTCGAACCGCCTGGTCAACCTGACCTCCCTCGTCGGTGGCCAGCTCTGA
- the secG gene encoding preprotein translocase subunit SecG: MVLSFSCALILFSLLMIVLVLLHKGKGGGLSDMFGGGSMSAGGGSAVAERNLDRITIIVGLCWFACIVVLGLLIKVKS, from the coding sequence CTGGTGCTCAGCTTCTCGTGTGCCCTGATCCTCTTCAGCTTGCTGATGATCGTCCTGGTGCTGCTGCACAAGGGGAAGGGTGGCGGCCTCTCCGACATGTTCGGCGGTGGCTCGATGTCGGCGGGCGGCGGTTCGGCGGTCGCCGAGCGCAACCTGGACCGGATCACCATCATCGTCGGGCTCTGCTGGTTCGCCTGCATCGTCGTACTGGGTCTGCTGATCAAGGTCAAGAGCTGA
- a CDS encoding alpha/beta fold hydrolase, which produces MSASHRTPRALTLPRLAVAVAVVTLGAVACSPGGGHATSASSSASSSASTSEPSTRATATAATTASSTIVPNSALSGPGAFLGPVRQIPVDGIRIGYRQFGSGPDLIMVMGDTGTMSDWTVDLLGRLGRHYHVTIFDNRGVGYTTDDTSVPDSIPLMADDTVGLVKALGLRHPTLLGWSMGGEIGLTVAALHPGAISALVSTGGDLGGSQAINTPSAVAEELNSPKTTGPQMLDLLFPADATAARTAYVEQLGLIPPEKVGDETLLRQYQAGQAYESFEGTWDKLPDSTIPMLITNGSLDEITPPGNASIITQRAEHAELVMFPDAGHAMLVQDSGRFVSLVTRFTEASGVE; this is translated from the coding sequence ATGTCCGCATCGCACCGGACGCCGCGCGCCCTCACCCTGCCCCGGCTGGCCGTGGCCGTGGCCGTGGTGACCCTCGGAGCGGTCGCCTGTTCGCCCGGCGGCGGGCACGCGACCAGCGCGTCGAGCAGCGCGTCAAGCAGCGCGTCGACCAGCGAGCCGAGCACGCGGGCCACGGCAACGGCCGCTACCACGGCGTCGTCGACCATCGTCCCGAACTCCGCCCTGAGCGGGCCGGGCGCGTTCCTCGGGCCGGTGCGCCAGATCCCGGTCGACGGCATCAGGATCGGCTACCGCCAGTTCGGCTCCGGCCCCGACCTCATCATGGTCATGGGCGACACCGGCACCATGAGCGACTGGACGGTCGACCTGCTGGGCCGGCTCGGCCGGCACTACCACGTCACGATCTTCGACAACCGCGGCGTCGGCTACACGACCGACGACACCTCGGTCCCCGACAGCATTCCGCTCATGGCGGACGACACCGTCGGTCTGGTCAAGGCGCTGGGTCTGCGGCACCCCACGCTGCTCGGCTGGTCGATGGGCGGCGAGATCGGCCTGACCGTCGCCGCGCTCCACCCGGGTGCGATCAGCGCGCTCGTGAGCACCGGTGGCGACCTCGGCGGCAGCCAGGCCATCAACACGCCGTCCGCCGTGGCCGAGGAGCTCAACAGCCCCAAGACCACGGGTCCGCAGATGCTGGACCTGCTCTTCCCCGCCGACGCCACCGCCGCGCGGACCGCGTACGTCGAGCAGCTCGGTCTGATCCCGCCGGAGAAGGTCGGCGACGAGACGCTGCTGCGTCAATACCAGGCCGGACAGGCGTACGAGTCCTTCGAGGGCACCTGGGACAAGCTGCCCGACAGCACCATCCCGATGCTGATCACCAACGGCTCCCTCGACGAGATCACCCCGCCCGGAAACGCGAGCATCATCACTCAGCGGGCCGAGCACGCCGAGCTGGTCATGTTCCCTGACGCCGGCCACGCGATGCTCGTCCAGGACTCCGGCCGGTTCGTCTCCCTGGTGACCCGGTTCACCGAGGCGTCAGGCGTCGAATAG
- the tpiA gene encoding triose-phosphate isomerase — translation MTERLPLMAGNWKMNLNHLEAIQHTQKLAFALADKDFEAVEVAVLVPFTDLRSVQTLVDGDKLKIKYGSQDVSAHDSGAYTGEVSAPMLAKLKCAYAVIGHSERRQYHGENEEIVAAKVKAAYRHGITPILCVGEPLEVRKAGTHVAHTLAQLAGALEGLPAVQAESIVVAYEPVWAIGTGEVATPEDAQEVCAAIRAELAELYDAELAGKVRVLYGGSVKSSSAAGLMAKPDVDGALIGGASLDADEFVKIVRYRDQAVG, via the coding sequence ATGACTGAGCGTCTCCCGCTGATGGCGGGCAACTGGAAGATGAACCTCAACCACCTTGAGGCCATCCAGCACACCCAGAAGCTGGCCTTCGCGCTGGCCGACAAGGACTTCGAGGCCGTCGAGGTCGCCGTCCTGGTCCCGTTCACCGATCTGCGCTCGGTGCAGACCCTGGTGGACGGCGACAAGCTGAAGATCAAGTACGGCTCGCAGGACGTCTCGGCGCACGACTCCGGTGCCTACACCGGTGAGGTCTCCGCCCCGATGCTGGCCAAGCTGAAGTGCGCATACGCGGTGATCGGCCACTCCGAGCGCCGGCAGTACCACGGCGAGAACGAGGAGATCGTCGCCGCCAAGGTGAAGGCCGCCTACCGCCACGGGATCACCCCGATCCTCTGCGTCGGCGAGCCGCTGGAGGTCCGCAAGGCCGGCACGCACGTCGCGCACACGCTGGCCCAGCTGGCGGGCGCGCTGGAGGGGCTGCCGGCCGTGCAGGCCGAGAGCATCGTCGTCGCCTACGAGCCGGTCTGGGCGATCGGCACCGGCGAGGTGGCCACCCCCGAGGACGCGCAGGAGGTCTGCGCGGCGATCCGGGCCGAGCTGGCCGAGCTCTACGACGCCGAGCTGGCCGGCAAGGTGCGCGTCCTCTACGGCGGTTCGGTGAAGTCCTCCAGTGCGGCGGGCCTGATGGCCAAGCCGGACGTGGACGGCGCACTGATCGGCGGTGCCTCGCTGGACGCCGACGAGTTCGTCAAGATCGTGCGTTACCGCGACCAGGCAGTAGGCTAA